A single region of the Photobacterium sanguinicancri genome encodes:
- a CDS encoding DUF1501 domain-containing protein, producing the protein MKLNRRNFLKSSLAVGASSLVTSTAVKAATAGSTDYKALVCIFLKGGNDAYNMVVPRSPSAYHQYESFRHNIAINKDSLIDIDITTSNGIKLGLHPSMSAMKPIFEKNNATIIVNSGTLVESLIDRENGWEDAIFPEFLRAHNKQQSMWQIGTLNQGTSLGWAGRMMDYMSLRGKVSPAISISGNCNFLRSKSLQPLALSTSEPGNYKGIDELQRYNGLIWNWEREYSNLYERNYALMMKQRFVQSELLKEELNNFPSGEGYSGSLGSQLSMVGRMIRAKSAFSHSRQVFFVSLGGFDTHQKQLKQHSKLLEQVAKAMAAFQKEMELTNNSDNVTVFTMSDFGRRLQSNGDGTDHGWAGHQIVMGGAVNGGKAYGKWPDFSSDREYHNGDIIPGIAADQVHATLASWFGYPSDDDYLVKLFPSLDNFEDKVISGLLS; encoded by the coding sequence ATGAAGCTTAACCGACGTAATTTTCTTAAAAGCAGTTTAGCCGTAGGTGCATCTTCACTTGTTACGTCAACTGCAGTTAAAGCTGCAACGGCGGGATCAACGGACTATAAAGCACTCGTGTGTATTTTTTTGAAAGGTGGTAATGATGCTTATAATATGGTGGTCCCTAGAAGCCCATCAGCCTATCATCAATATGAATCTTTTCGCCACAATATAGCTATAAATAAAGATTCGCTAATAGATATAGATATAACCACATCCAATGGTATAAAACTAGGTTTACATCCTTCTATGAGTGCGATGAAGCCTATTTTTGAAAAGAATAATGCAACCATCATTGTTAATTCCGGTACACTTGTTGAATCATTAATTGATAGGGAAAATGGATGGGAAGACGCGATATTCCCAGAATTCTTGAGAGCGCACAATAAGCAGCAGTCAATGTGGCAAATAGGGACCCTAAATCAAGGTACTTCTTTGGGTTGGGCTGGTCGAATGATGGACTATATGTCTCTTAGAGGTAAAGTGTCCCCGGCAATATCAATATCTGGTAATTGCAATTTTTTGCGAAGTAAAAGTCTGCAACCACTTGCGCTTAGCACTTCTGAACCTGGTAATTATAAGGGAATTGATGAACTGCAGCGATACAATGGACTAATTTGGAATTGGGAGCGAGAATATAGTAACTTATATGAAAGAAATTATGCACTCATGATGAAGCAACGCTTCGTACAGAGTGAACTGCTCAAGGAAGAATTAAACAATTTCCCATCAGGGGAAGGATATTCTGGAAGCCTTGGCAGTCAGCTTTCTATGGTTGGTCGAATGATTCGGGCTAAATCTGCATTTAGTCATAGTCGGCAAGTGTTTTTTGTTAGCCTAGGTGGTTTTGACACACATCAAAAACAGTTAAAGCAACACTCAAAACTTCTTGAGCAAGTTGCAAAAGCAATGGCTGCTTTCCAAAAGGAGATGGAGCTGACAAATAACAGTGATAACGTTACTGTTTTTACTATGTCTGACTTTGGACGTCGACTACAATCAAACGGTGATGGTACTGACCATGGTTGGGCAGGTCACCAAATAGTTATGGGTGGTGCCGTTAATGGTGGCAAGGCTTATGGGAAATGGCCTGATTTCAGTTCAGATCGTGAATATCATAATGGAGATATTATTCCAGGGATTGCGGCTGATCAGGTTCATGCTACGCTCGCTAGTTGGTTTGGCTACCCCAGTGATGATGATTACCTAGTGAAGCTTTTTCCTAGCCTTGACAATTTTGAAGACAAAGTAATATCAGGACTACTAAGCTGA